A region of Eschrichtius robustus isolate mEscRob2 chromosome 19, mEscRob2.pri, whole genome shotgun sequence DNA encodes the following proteins:
- the ZNF296 gene encoding zinc finger protein 296, translating to MSRRKAGCMPRRREPAPAANSDDEMEMPDLFIDVKPEPDPRPLQARRLGPFNPKEMPAPGRFEGEPRHSPGPVPAGGLFHALGLRNQWAPWTPLTPNLHDRQPWTDKHPDLLTCGRCLQTFPLEAITAFMDHKKLGCQLFRGPSPCHGSEREDLKALSCLRCGRQFTGAWKLLRHAQWDHGLSIYQTEPEAPEAPLLGLAEVAAAVSAVAGPEAEAKGPRLGPARRSPTCPVCKKTLSSFSNLKVHMRSHTGERPYACDQCPYACAQSSKLNRHKKTHRQLQPQSPCVADASQEQASAAPPEPAAHAAAPASILPCSGGEGAGAAATAGVQEPGAPGGGAQAGPGVDSWGADTKEQRTDPEKNQKTSPKKTLKPAGKSRGPGPGGSCEFCGKHFTNSSNLTVHRRSHTGERPYACELCSYACAQSSKLNRHRRMHGLGPGGPRFKCPHCCVPFGLRATLDKHLRQKHPDVAGDA from the exons ATGTCCCGCCGCAAGGCCGGCTGCATGCCTCGCCGAAGAGAGCCTGCTCCCGCCGCCAACTCAGACGACGAGATGGAGATGCCGGACCTCTTCATCGATGTGAAGCCCGAGCCGGACCCGCGGCCCCTACAGGCCCGGCGGCTAGGGCCCTTCAACCCGAAGGAAATGCCCGCGCCGGGGCGGTTCGAAGGCGAACCCCGCCACTCCCCCGGCCCCGTGCCCGCTGGCGGCCTCTTCCACGCCCTGGGCCTGCGCAACCAGTGGGCGCCGTGGACGCCGTTGACCCCGAACCTTCACG ACCGCCAGCCGTGGACCGACAAACACCCAGATCTGTTGACCTGCGGCCGCTGCCTGCAGACCTTCCCGCTGGAGGCCATCACTGCTTTCATGGACCACAAGAAGCTGGGCTGTCAGCTCTTCAGAGGCCCCAGCCCCTGCCACGGCTCAG AACGCGAGGACCTGAAGGCCTTGAGCTGCCTCCGCTGCGGCCGACAGTTCACGGGAGCCTGGAAACTGCTGCGCCACGCCCAGTGGGACCATGGACTGTCCATCTACCAGACGGAACCCGAGGCCCCAGAGGCCCCGCTGCTGGGCCTGGCCGAGGTGGCTGCTGCCGTGTCGGCGGTGGCGGGGCCAGAAGCCGAGGCCAAGGGCCCCCGGCTGGGTCCCGCCCGGCGGAGCCCCACCTGCCCCGTGTGCAAGAAGACCCTCAGCTCCTTCAGCAACCTGAAGGTGCACATGCGCTCGCACACTGGCGAGCGGCCCTACGCCTGTGACCAGTGTCCCTATGCCTGCGCCCAGAGCAGCAAGCTCAACCGCCACAAGAAGACCCATCGGCAGCTACAGCCCCAGAGCCCCTGCGTGGCCGATGCCAGTCAGGAGCAGGCCTCCGCCGCCCCTCCGGAGCCGGCCGCCCACGCCGCCGCCCCGGCCAGCATCCTCCCGTGCAGCGGCGGAGAGGGGGCCGGAGCAGCCGCCACGGCGGGGGTCCAGGAACCTGGGGCTCCTGGCGGTGGGGCCCAGGCGGGCCCCGGCGTGGACAGCTGGGGAGCTGACACCAAGGAGCAGAGAACTGACCCCGAGAAGAACCAGAAGACGTCACCCAAGAAGACGCTGAAGCCAGCGGGCAAGAGCCGGGGGCCCGGGCCCGGGGGCAGCTGCGAGTTCTGCGGGAAGCATTTCACCAACAGCAGCAACCTGACGGTGCACCGGCGCTCGCACACGGGCGAGCGGCCCTACGCCTGCGAGCTCTGCTCCTACGCCTGCGCCCAGAGCAGCAAACTCAACCGCCACCGCCGCATGCACGGCCTGGGGCCTGGCGGGCCCCGCTTCAAGTGCCCCCACTGCTGCGTGCCCTTCGGCCTGCGGGCCACCCTGGACAAGCACCTGCGGCAGAAGCACCCCGACGTGGCTGGGGACGCCTGA
- the CLASRP gene encoding CLK4-associating serine/arginine rich protein — protein sequence MWHEARKHERKLRGMMVDYKKRAERRREYYEKIKKDPAQFLQVHGRACKVHLDSAVALAAESPVNMMPWQGDTNNMIDRFDVRAHLDHIPDYTPPLLTTISPEQESDERKCNYERYRGLVQNDFAGISEEQCLYQIYIDELYGGLQRPSEDEKKKLAEKKASIGYTYEDSTVAEVEKVAEKPEEEESPAEEESNSDEDEVIPDIDVEVDVDELNQEQVADLNKQATTYGMADGDFVRMLRKDKEEAEAIKHAKALEEEKAMYSGRRSRRQRREFREKRLRGRKISPPSYARRDSPTYDPYKRSPSESSSESRSRSRSPTPGREEKITFITSFGGSDEEAAAAAAAAAASGAATGKPPAPPQPGGPAPGRNASARRRSSTSSSSSSASRTSSSRSRSSSSSRSRRGGGYYRSGRHARSRSRSWSRSRSRSRRYSRSRSRGRRHSGGGSRDGHRYSRSPARRSGYGPRRRSRSRSRSGDRYRRGGRGPRHHSSSHSRSSWSLSPSRSRSLTRSRSPSQSRSPSQSRSPSQSRSRSHSPSPPREKLGRPAASPAVGEKLKKTEPAAGKETGAAKPKLTPQEKLKLRMQKALNRQFKADKKAAQEKMIQQEHERQEREDELRAMARKIRMKERERREKEREEWERQYSRQSRSPSPRYSREYSSSRRRSRSRSRSPHYRH from the exons ATGTGGCACGAGGCTCGGAAGCATGAGCGGAAGCTTCGAGGTATGATGGTCGACTACAAAAAGAGGGCAGAGCGGCGGCGGGAGTACTATGAAAAGATC AAGAAGGACCCAGCCCAGTTCCTGCAGGTGCATGGTCGAGCTTGCAAGGTGCACCTGGATTCTGCAGTTGCCCTGGCCGCCGAGAGCCCCGTTAACAT GATGCCCTGGCAGGGGGACACCAACAACATGATTGACCGCTTCGATGTCCGCGCCCACCTGGACCACATCCCTGACTACACCCCGCCTCTGCTCACCACCAT CTCCCCAGAACAGGAGTCGGACGAGCGGAAATGTAACTACGAGCGCTACCGAGGCCTGGTGCAGAACGACTTTGCTGGCA TCTCAGAGGAGCAGTGCCTGTACCAGATCTACATTGACGAGTTATACGGAGGCCTCCAGAGACCCAGTGAGGATGAGAAGAAGAA GCTGGCAGAGAAGAAGGCTTCCATTGGCTACACCTATGAGGACAGCACGGTGGCCGAGGTGGAGAAGGTGGCAGAGAAGCCGGAGGAGGAGGAGTCACCGGCCGAGGAGGAGAGCAACTCGGACGAAGATGAGGTCATCCCCGACATCG ACGTGGAGGTGGACGTGGACGAACTGAACCAGGAGCAGGTGGCAGATCTCAACAAACAGGCCACGACCTATGGCATGGCCGATGGCGATTTCGTCAG GATGCTCCGGAAAGACAAGGAGGAGGCAGAGGCCATCAAACACGCCAAGGCCCTTGAGGAGGAGAAGGCCATGTACTCG GGCCGTCGCTCCCGGCGCCAGCGGAGGGAGTTCCGGGAGAAGCGGCTAAGGGGCCGCAAGATCAGCCCACCCAG CTACGCCCGCCGAGACAGCCCCACCTATGACCCCTATAAGCG GTCGCCCTCGGAATCCAGCTCCGAATCCCGCTCCCGCTCCCGCTCCCCGACCCCAGGCCGTGAGGAGAAGATCACATTCATCACCAGTTTTGGGGGCAGTGATGAGGAGGCAGCCGCAGCCGCAGCTGCAGCAGCTGCGTCAGGGGCCGCCACAGGGAAGCCCCCCGCGCCCCCCCAGCCAGGCGGCCCCGCACCGGGACGCAATGCCAGCGCCCG CCGccgctcctccacctcctcctcctcctcttccgcCTCGAGGACCTCCAGCTCCCGCTCccgctccagctccagctcccgCTCCCGCCGCGGCGGGGGCTACTACCGCTCTGGCCGCCATGCGCGCTCCCGCTCCCGGTCCTGGTCGCGCTCCCGCTCCCGCTCCCGGCGCTACTCGAGATCCCGGAGCCGCGGCCGGCGGCACTCAGGTGGGGGCTCCCGAGACGGACACCGCTACTCCCGTTCGCCTGCCCGGCGCAGCGGTTACGGGCCCCGGCGCAGAAGCAG GAGCCGCTCCCGCTCAGGGGACCGGTACAGGCGGGGCGGCCGGGGTCCCCGGCACCACAGCAGTAGCCACAGCCGCAGCAGCTGGTCCCTCAGCCCGTCCCGAAGTCGCAGCCTGACTCGCAGCCGCAGCCCCAGCCAGAGCCGCAGCCCCAGCCAGAGCCGCAGCCCCAGCCAGAGCCGCAGCCGCAGTCACTCGCCGTCGCCCCCAAGGGAGAAGCTGGGCAGGCCGGCAGCGTCCCCCGCTGTGGGCGAGAAGCTGAAAAA gaCCGAACCTGCCGCTGGTAAAGAGACAGGAGCTGCCAAA cccaagcTGACGCCACAGGAGAAGCTGAAGCTGAGGATGCAGAAGGCACTGAACAGGCAGT tcAAGGCGGATAAGAAGGCAGCTCAGGAGAAGATGATCCAGCAGGAGCACGAGCGCCAG GAGCGGGAAGACGAGCTTCGAGCCATGGCCCGCAAGATCCGTATGAA GGAACGGGAACGccgagagaaggagagagaagaatggGAACGCCAGTACAGCCGGCAGAGCCGCTCGCCCTCCCCCCGTTACA GTCGAGAATACAGCTCTTCCCGAAG gCGCTCAAGGTCCAGATCCCGAAGCCCCCATTACCGACATTAG